The following coding sequences lie in one Mycobacterium gordonae genomic window:
- a CDS encoding type III polyketide synthase, which yields MSTAAERGVLPPSEPSVIGLGQLPPAPPTTVAVIEGLATGGPRREVEQTAAAAHVAELFVDPPQRERIPRLYDKTRIDTRRMAVDPLSAEFDAFRRTPGTIRDRMNLFFQHAVPLAVDTARRALAGLPYGADEIGLLIFVTSTGFIAPGVDVAVVKELGLSRSVSRVVINFMGCAAAMNAVGTATTYVRAHPSMKALVVCIELCSVNAVFADDINDVVIHSLFGDGCGALVIGASQVQQPLPAGSVVIRSSFTQLLDDAEDGIVLGVNHNGITCELSENLPDYIYRGVEPVIAEVLRDNGLAKSDIDLWAVHPGGPKIIEQSVRSLGISADRAAYSWDVLARFGNMLSVSLIFVLELMVRQAQSAKPISTGIAFAFAPGVTVEGVLFDIIRR from the coding sequence GTGAGCACCGCAGCCGAGCGCGGCGTCCTGCCGCCGTCCGAGCCGTCCGTGATCGGGCTGGGCCAACTGCCGCCCGCTCCACCGACCACGGTGGCGGTGATCGAGGGCCTGGCGACCGGTGGGCCGCGGCGAGAGGTCGAGCAGACCGCCGCCGCCGCGCATGTCGCTGAATTGTTCGTCGATCCCCCACAGCGCGAACGGATCCCGCGGCTGTATGACAAGACGCGGATCGACACCCGCCGGATGGCGGTCGACCCGCTCAGTGCCGAGTTCGACGCGTTCCGGCGCACCCCCGGGACCATCCGGGACCGGATGAATCTGTTCTTTCAGCACGCGGTGCCACTGGCGGTCGACACAGCGCGGCGTGCTCTGGCCGGCCTCCCGTACGGAGCGGACGAGATCGGGCTGCTGATATTCGTCACCAGCACCGGATTCATCGCCCCGGGTGTGGATGTCGCGGTCGTCAAGGAGCTCGGGTTGTCCCGGTCGGTGTCGCGGGTCGTGATCAACTTCATGGGCTGCGCGGCCGCAATGAACGCGGTCGGTACCGCAACGACGTATGTGCGCGCCCACCCGAGCATGAAGGCGTTGGTGGTGTGCATCGAATTGTGTTCGGTGAACGCTGTTTTCGCCGACGACATCAACGACGTCGTCATCCACAGCCTGTTCGGCGACGGATGCGGCGCATTGGTGATTGGTGCGAGCCAGGTTCAGCAACCGCTGCCCGCGGGCAGTGTGGTGATCCGCAGCAGCTTCACCCAGCTGCTCGACGATGCCGAAGACGGCATTGTGCTCGGTGTCAATCACAACGGCATCACCTGTGAGCTGTCGGAGAATCTGCCCGACTACATCTATCGCGGAGTCGAACCGGTGATCGCGGAGGTGTTGCGGGACAACGGATTAGCGAAATCCGACATCGATCTGTGGGCAGTTCACCCGGGCGGCCCGAAGATCATTGAGCAGTCCGTACGATCACTGGGGATTTCCGCCGACCGCGCGGCGTACAGCTGGGATGTGCTGGCCCGGTTCGGCAACATGCTGAGCGTATCGCTGATCTTCGTGCTGGAACTGATGGTGCGCCAAGCGCAGTCGGCCAAACCGATCTCAACGGGCATCGCCTTCGCGTTCGCGCCGGGGGTTACCGTCGAGGGCGTCCTCTTCGACATCATTCGGCGGTGA
- a CDS encoding sulfotransferase domain-containing protein, translating into MTRTLYRSLMSDNLRWDALTLRDGDIIISTPSKCGMTWTQRLVSLLVFDGPELPGPLSTVSPWFDQTIRPLDEVVAVLEAQTHRRFMKTHTPLDGLVLDDRVTYICVGRDPRDAAVSMLFQTANMDRDRMRVLHDAAVPVQHRHGPPGPSPVDEPADRGPIGEFRDWMEGPAHPPPRVGFAAPRGIGTLANILDQFAKTWERRHLPNVALFHYADLQRDLVGELIRLAAVLGFDISHERAGELARYASLDAMRSRAAEVAPNTTDGIWHSNESFFRNGGSGEWQHYFGFAEYRRYNDRINQLAPPDLLAWAHEGRQGCDPDR; encoded by the coding sequence ATGACTCGTACCCTGTACCGCTCGTTGATGAGTGACAATCTGCGTTGGGACGCGTTGACACTGCGTGATGGTGACATCATCATCTCGACGCCGTCGAAATGCGGGATGACCTGGACCCAGCGCCTGGTGTCCCTGCTTGTGTTCGACGGGCCGGAGCTGCCGGGGCCGCTGTCGACGGTCTCACCCTGGTTCGACCAGACCATCCGGCCGCTCGACGAGGTGGTCGCCGTCCTCGAGGCGCAGACCCACCGTCGGTTCATGAAGACCCACACGCCGCTGGACGGCCTGGTGCTCGACGACCGCGTGACCTACATCTGCGTGGGACGCGATCCGCGTGACGCGGCGGTGTCGATGTTGTTTCAGACCGCCAACATGGACCGGGACCGGATGCGGGTACTCCACGACGCCGCGGTACCGGTCCAGCATCGGCACGGGCCACCCGGGCCCTCACCCGTCGACGAGCCCGCCGATCGCGGCCCTATCGGGGAGTTTCGGGATTGGATGGAGGGTCCGGCACATCCGCCCCCGCGGGTCGGGTTCGCTGCACCCAGGGGAATCGGCACGCTCGCGAACATTCTCGATCAATTCGCCAAGACCTGGGAGCGCCGGCACCTACCCAATGTCGCGTTGTTCCATTACGCCGATCTGCAGCGGGACCTGGTCGGTGAGCTGATCCGGCTCGCCGCCGTGCTGGGATTCGATATCAGTCACGAACGGGCGGGTGAATTGGCTCGCTACGCTTCGCTGGATGCGATGCGCTCGCGCGCGGCGGAAGTGGCACCGAATACCACCGACGGCATCTGGCACAGCAATGAGAGCTTCTTCCGCAACGGGGGATCCGGGGAGTGGCAGCACTATTTCGGTTTTGCCGAGTACCGCCGCTACAACGACCGCATCAACCAGTTGGCGCCCCCGGATCTGCTTGCCTGGGCGCATGAGGGTCGCCAGGGATGTGACCCCGACCGCTGA